In Atribacterota bacterium, the genomic window CCAATATCACGTTTTCCAGAAAGTACGTGGAAATGGAGGGATTTCGTATCTTTTTCATCGCTAAACCTGGGATGACTTAGAGTTTGATTGGCAAATTCTTGGCCTTTGTTTTCTGGGGAACTGTTCTACAGGATACCAAGATATCCAGAGGCTTGGAAAATGAAAGAGTACCTGATTCAAGGCAAGCACTGGGAGTAAAACTCCGACTTCTCCATTTTCATTGCGAATCCTTCTTGACTTTCGAGGCGAAGGGAGTACACTTCTTTTTCAAAAACCGTAGGGGGGAGCATGGATTTGGTTCAGTTCTATACGCCATGGAGAAAATTGGGAAAACTCAGACGATATAGTTTCCTTCTTGTCATTCTGGTGTTCCTTCCCGGATATCTTTTGGTGAGTAAGTTAGAACGGTGGTATCTCACGTTTTTTGCCTTCGGGGCTCTGGTTGTTGGGACCTGGATCGAAGGAAAAATTGGTTTTTCTCTTTCTTCTTTGGTCTGGATGTTTCTGCTGGTAGCGTTCATAGGGGGATCAGGGTGGTACGAAAGTCCCTTTCTCTTTCTCCTTCTCCTTTCTCCGGCGATGTCTCTCTTGGGGGAAAAGTTTCGTGAAGCATTCTGGATGTGTGGTGCCAGCACCATTTTCCTTGCGATTCTTGGGGTATGGGCTCTATGGCGGGAGAATGTTTTCTGGGGATGGTACATTCTGGGTTTGGTGGCAAGTACTTGGTTTTTCTTCTTGCTTTTCCGAGAAAGACAGGGTTCGATGGTCCGGCGTCTTCTCCATCTCGAAAAACTTGCGGACCGGGATCCGCTCACGGGTCTGGGAAATAGAAGGGCTCTCCAGCGAGTAGTATCAACTCTGGTTGGAGAGGGAACTCCTTTTGTGCTTTCGATTGTGGACCTTGACTGTTTTAAAGAGTGTAATGATTTCTATGGCCATGAGAAGGGGGATGAAGTGCTGCAGCAATTCGGAACAATACTTCGTTTCTCGGTTCGCCAGAGTGACTTCGTATTTCGCTATGGTGGTGATGAGTTTATTATTCTCTTTCTGGGAGTGGCTCCGGAGGCGGTTGCGGAAGTGCTACAAAGAATCGAAAAAAGATTAGAAGAATCATTCCCTAAGGTGGGAATGTCCTGGGGGATAGCTTCCTTTCCGGAAGAAGCCAGAGACCGAACCCAAATATTCCGTTTAGCTGATGAACGGCTTTATGCCCTCAAACGAGAACGAAAAGAAGCCCGTTTTACAGAGTAGAATCTGATCTTCCGCGCGATTCTATTTCTTGCCGGAGCTTTTGGGCGAGTTTTGGGTCAAGTGCGGTGAGGATTTTAAT contains:
- a CDS encoding GGDEF domain-containing protein, which codes for MDLVQFYTPWRKLGKLRRYSFLLVILVFLPGYLLVSKLERWYLTFFAFGALVVGTWIEGKIGFSLSSLVWMFLLVAFIGGSGWYESPFLFLLLLSPAMSLLGEKFREAFWMCGASTIFLAILGVWALWRENVFWGWYILGLVASTWFFFLLFRERQGSMVRRLLHLEKLADRDPLTGLGNRRALQRVVSTLVGEGTPFVLSIVDLDCFKECNDFYGHEKGDEVLQQFGTILRFSVRQSDFVFRYGGDEFIILFLGVAPEAVAEVLQRIEKRLEESFPKVGMSWGIASFPEEARDRTQIFRLADERLYALKRERKEARFTE